TCGATGTCGATAACGGGGGTCAGGTGGTACTTCCAGCCGCCGTAGATAAACATCTGGTCGCTGTACCCGGAGTCCAGCGGGATGATGCCGCTCACCGAGGTGTAGCCCTCGCCGCCGAACAGCGGTCCGAGCCATACAAACTCGGGCATAAGGGACTGCTGCGCGGCTTGAGAGCCCCAGATCACAGTCTGCGACTCGTAGCTCAGGTTGAGCTGAAAGGCCTGGTCATCCCAGGTGCCGAGCCAACGCTCCATGTCAAAACTCTCAAAGCTATCCCAAGCCTCGCTGTTGATGTCATGCCACTCGTCCCAGTCCTCGCCAGTCGGCGTATAGGCATACTCCCCGGCCGGATCACCGTCCTGGGCATGCAGGGCATTAACCGCGAAAAACGGGGTGAGAAGAAGAAGCGCAAACAGGGACAGAGGAGCCGATTTCATGGGCGCAGTTAACAAGCACGCCATTGGCTCCACAAGCCTTGAAATCAAAATCCTGTGAGCCACAGACGGCCATGCTGGCGGCAAATGACGCCCCGCAGCCCGCTTTTTGTCTGGATTTTTCGGCCTCCGTGGCGATAGTTCGAGGCACGCATGACTATCCTCCGCTCTCACATTCTCCGTTTTGTTCTGTTTTTCGCGCTGGCCCTTCCGCTCTTCGGGCAGGATGCCGACCGGCCCAACCTGAGCCCCTTCCGCGTGGCTCCGCTGAAAGTCGGCGTCACCCCGGACTCCCCGCCCATGGTCTTCAAGAGCGCGGACAAGCTGGAAGGTGTTGAGATCGACCTGGCCCGTGTGCTGGCCAAGCAGCTCAAGCGACCCGTGCAGTTCGTCGAGCTTCCGTGGGACGAGCAGATCCCTGCCCTGATGGACAAGCGCATCGACATCATCATGTCGGGCATGACCGTGACCCGCGAGCGCGAGGACGTCGTCGCCTTTTCCGAGCCTTACCTGGAGTACGGGCAGATGGCCATGGTCCGCAGCGAGGACAAAGTCCGCTACAACTCGATCAAGAACATCCTGAGCACCCGCTCGCCGACGGGGATCATCCCCGAAACGACCGGCGCTAACTTCGTGGACAACCACTTCCAGCGCGCCAAGCCGATCGAGTTCAGCACGCCGGACAAGGCCACCGACGCCCTCGTGCGCGGCGAGGTCGACCTCTTCATCTACGACTCTCCTGTCATCCTCTGGATCGCCTCCAAGCGCGCCGGGGACGAGATCGTCGCCATCCCGCAGAACCTCACCATCGAGCACCTCGGCTGGGCCATGCGTCAGGACGACCTGAGCCTTCAAAAGAAGGTCAACGCCGCTCTCGAAGCCATGCAGGAAGACGGTTCACTCAACCACACCATCTCCCTGTGGCTCCCGCAGATGCCGGGGATTTTGTAGGTTAAGGCCGACTTGAGTAGACGCCAAACGTGATAAGCGATCCGACCCGAACGCTTGCTTTGCGTCATTGATTAGTGGGCCAATGTAGCCCGTACCTGCGGCAGCAGATGGCTGCACGTTGGAGATGCTTGCGCCTCGCCTCAGTGGCTGTGGCCTACGGGCGGGGCGTTGTTAATGATCTCGCCGGGAGGGACCTGCTGCGTGCCGATGGGGTTTTGCACGCCGACAGGGAGGTCTTCCTGCATGTAGCCGGGGAGGAACTTCTCCTGGGGCTGCGCGGGCAGGCGCTGAAGCGCGGGGATATCCAGCTCTTTCTCCAGCTCACGAATGCGCTCCAGGATGACCGGCTTGTTGGCCATCGGGTCGTCATCGGGCAGCTCGGCATAGAGCTTACGGTAAAAGTTGTACGCCTCCTCCTTGCGGTCCAGCTGGCGAAGCAGCTCAGCATGAATACGCGCGGCAAAGTAAGGCCCGCCCTCGGTCTCGTAGGCTTTGAGGAAGTACTCAGCGGCCTTTTCCTTGTCGTTGAGCTTGTTGTTGTAGATCTGGGCCTTTTCCAGAGGGATCTTGTGGTTACCAGGGAAGTACTCGGCCGCCTTGTCCATAAGGTCGAGCCCACGCTGGGCCTGCTCCTTGTAAATCTGGGTCTGGATGCTCTTCGGGACCGTGTCCAGCCCACCCGCCTCGCGGATGCGCCAGATCGGAATGTCATAGGCCATGATGCGGGCCCCATTCACCCAGAAAAACATCGGACGCGGGTCGATGGAGGTCGTCAGGTTGATCAGAGCCTCGGTCTTTGCCCGGTCCTTTTTCTCCCAGTAGACATTGGCGCGGATGAAGACCATGTCCGCAATGATCGTGCGGAAGCCGCCCAGCAGGCCAACAACCAGCCCCTGCCCCAGTGCACCTTCCACGCCCTTGAGGTTTAGCTCAGGCTGGAGTGAGCGCACATCCCCCCAGGCCTTACGCTGGAGGGGCGAGAGTGCGAGCCCGGCGATGACGAGCACACAGACGCATACCGCGAGCGTCAGCACGCGCTGCAGCCAGATATTGCGCTTGAAGTCCATGGCTTAGATCTCCCGGCGGCGGAATGAATAGACGGACAGGCCGATAAAGACGATGATGTACACCAGCCCGTACCCGGCGATGGCCCACGGCGTCGAGGCGCTCAACGTCTCTGTCCCGCCCGGGAAAAGCATGACATCGCCGACGTTGAACATCTGGAAGTTCGGGAAGAGCAGTGAAAGCGTCCAAACGACACCCTTGATCACAGGGTTGCCGATACTGTCCCAACTGTCGCGGGCAATGTACTGGAGCTGACAGATGATCATGACGAAGAACGAAACCACCACCGAGTAGAGGTTCGTGTTCGAGAAACTGGAGACGAACAGCGTAATCGCGCAGAGCACCCCGAGCTTGATCCACTGGAGCGCCGCAAAACCGGCCAGCCCCAGGTAGTTCACCATGCGCTTACCCTCAAACTGGTCGCCAAAGCGCTGCATGAGCGAGCTCTCGCGCCAGTAGAGCATGATCCCGAGGATACCCGTCATCAGAAGAATGAAGACGAGCAGCAGCAGGAACACGCCGAGAAACTTACCCGCCAGGAACTCCCAGCGGTACACGGGCTTGGCCAGGATGGTCAGCGCGGTGCGGTTCTCGATCTCGCTGTAAAAGAGCTGCGCGGTGGCGACGACGGCCAGAATTGAACCGAAGAGCAGGATCGCCCCCAGACCAAAGTCCGCAATGAACTTCAACTCTCCACTCCCGAAGTCGAACTGGCGGAAGAAGCGCGAGCTGACGATCAGCGCGATGGAAAGAATGACCAGGGCGTTGAAAAACTTCTGCCGGACAGCGTCCAGAAAAGTGTTTCGCCCGATGGTGAGGATACGGCGACAGGCTCCGTTCATACTACTTGCTCCCTCCCTTCCCGGTGCTCTTGAGGAAAAGATCGTCCAGTGAAATACGTGGCGTCCCCACATCGAGCAGCTTGCCGCCATGTTTGGCGAGCACGGCCTCGATCTCGGCCTTGGCGGCCGGGTCAAAGTTTTGGACAACCAGCGACTGCTGATCATGCTTGGCCAGCAGATCGTCGACCGGACCGGCCAGGACGACCTTGCCGCGGTCCATGATAGCCACCCGGTCACACACGCCCTCGACCTGCGCCAGCAGGTGCGAACAGAGCAGGATGGTCTTGCCCTGCTTTTTCAGCTCGCGGATGAGGTCGGCGATAGCCGCTGAGCCGATCGGGTCGACCCCGGCAGTAGGCTCGTCCAGGATGATAAGCTTCGGGTCGTGGACAATCGCCTGGGCGATCCCGATGCGCTGGAGCATCCCCTTGGAGTAGGTGCCTACCCGGCGGTCAGCCGCCTCGGTCAGCCCGACCATCTCCAGCACGTCTTTCACGCGTGCCTTAATGCTGCGGGGCTCCACGCGGCAGACCTTGGCGTAGAACTTGAGCAGCTCGCGGCCGGTCAGGTATCGGTAGAAGTACGGGGCCTCCGGCAAGAAGCCGACATTGAGCCGGGACTTCACCTGTCGGCTCGGCGTACCGTAGATCTCACAGCCGCCGGATGTCGGCTCCAGCAGACCGAGTACGACCTTCATCGTCGTGCTCTTACCGCAGCCGTTGGGCCCGAGCAGGCCGAAAACCTCGTTATCGTTAATATCGAGAGAGACATCGTCCACGGCCCGCAATTTCCAGCCTCTGAGGCCGATGCGGAAGTCCTTGACGAGATTATGGATACGAATGGCGGGGGCTTCCATTAACGCGTGATGGTAAAGCCACGATAGTTCGCTTGGCAAGTTTCTGTTTTCACCTCCGTATCGCGGATGTACGAGCGCAGCGTGCGCTGCACCTCCTCGACAAACCCCTCGACCTCTTTCCGTTCGCCCTCGGCCCGCACATAGACGCGCCCGTCGGCCAGATTCTTGACCTCCCCGACGACCGCGAACTCCTTGGCCACCTGAAGGGTCGAGTAGCGGAAGCCCACTCCCTGGACATGGCCGGAGAAGTGTACATCAGCAGCAAAAACAGTGTCGGACATAGATTTTAGGAAAATAGGGGTGATCGGAGCGCCCATGTAAGAGGATCGAGAGCGATTGGTCAATTTTTTGACAACCGACCAGCGCATGCAAAACCAGCGCGGCAGCTCTCGGCAATTCGCACAAACGTTAGGCCAGGATATCGTTTCCCTTTAGCAGACAGGCTTCGAGGGTGACAAGCGGTAGAAAAGCCAAAACAGGCGGGGTTTCGGGTGAGAGAAATGCAAAAAAATTGGCCTCTTACCTGCTGGATGAGAGCACGATAGGACTTCTCATGAATTGGAGATTGAAAATTTTTACCTTCTGAGAAAGCTTAGCATCAACATTAACCGCCAACCCAGGCACACCACATGAGTGGATTCGATTTCGAAAACTTTTCAGACGGAGATTGGGATCAGAATGAAGAATTGGCCTGGAATGAGTATGATTGGCAGCGGTACCTGAGGCAGAACGAACGCGAAATTTCCGACTTCCTCACCCACTACCACAAACTCAAACACGAGCCTGATCACCTGGACGCCATCGCCCGCATCATGGGCTGGGACCGGGAAGAATGGTCCCCCGGCGAAATGGTCGAAGACACGGACTTCGACGCCCAGGAAGAAAACGAGCGCCCGCGCAGCTCCAGCGAAGGTGACATGGATCCGTACACGATCCACAAGCACCCGGTCTTTATCGTCACGCATGGACTTTACCAGCACCTCTTCAAGTGCTGGGAGATGTTCACGCTCCAGAACCAGCGCTCGATCAGCCCGGTCATGGTGGGGCGCTTCGGGGCGAGCCTACACGCTGGCGAGATCAACGCAGTCATGGCCATCAACGCCCTGGACATGGGCGACTACAACCTGACTATCTGCCACCTGAAGAACTCGCTTTCCGCGCTCAACCACAGCCTGGCCCTCCTCCAGAAGCTCTCGATCAAGAACGATCGCATCCTCAACCTCTTCCAGTCCGAGACGACACGCACGCTCTTCGACTTGCGCGAGGTCTGGCTGCGCGTCATGAACGACTGCCGTGAGGAAGAACGCCGCGGCTCGGACAGCGAATAGCTTCGTCCAGAAAGCTGAATCATTTAAACAAAAAGCCCGGTTCGATCACGAACCGGGCTTTTTTATGAATACTGAAAAGAGACCTTAGAGCATGGTGCCGTCTTGGGTCACGCGGGCACGGAAGGCTTCGAGGAAGCGCTGGGTCACGGGGCCGGGGGTGCCGTCTCCGATCTTGCGGTGGTCCACCTCGATCACGCCGATAATCTCCGCCGCTGAGCCGGTGAGGAACATCTCCTCGGCCACCCACAAATCATAGCGGGTGAGCAGGGACTCAACCACCGGCACGTCGAGATCGGCCGCGATTTCCAGCACGGCTTCGCGGGTGATACCCGTGAGCGAGCCCGAGGCAACCGGCGGAGTGAAGAGCTTACCGCCCTGCAGCACGAAGAGGTTATCCCCGGTGCACTCGGCCACGTAGCCCTCGTTGTTGAGCATGATGGCCTCAGCGTAGCCGAGGTTGCCCGCCTCAATCTTCGCCATGATGTTATTGAGGTAGTTCAGGCTCTTGACCATCGGGGGCAGCGCTGCCGGGCTGTTACGCCGGGTGGCCGATGTGATGACCTTAAGGCCCTTCTGGTAAATCTCGGGCGGGTACAGCTCAATCTGGTCGGCGATGATGATCATCTGCGGATCGCTGCAGCTCTTGGGAGAAAGCCCGAGCGCACCGGCACCGCGCGTGACGATGAGGCGGATGTAGCCGTCGGTCACGCCATTCTGGCGGCAGCTCTCACAGACGGCCTCGGAGATCTCGGCGCGGGTCCAGGGCAGATCGAGCATGATAGCCTTGGCGGAGTACTCGAGGCGCTTGAGGTGCTCATCGAGCTTGAAAACACAGCCTTCGTATACGCGAATGCCTTCGAAGATACCGTCCCCGTAGAGGAAGCCATGGTCGAAGACCGACACCTTTGCCTCGTGTCGCTCGTAATACGTGCCGTTTATATAGATTTTCATCACTCGTAAAAAGAGCGAGACATACCCCTCAAGGCTGAGATTGTCTAGGCAGAAAAGCGTCTAACCTCGCGCGGAGGTGCTCAGACGGCGAGCTTAGCCAGCATCCACCAGCGACGGTGCTGGCTGGGCACGAGGCTTACGCTTGAGCGACCTGGCAGAAACAGGGCACAGGGTAAGCACCATGGGAGCTTCCACAGCCTCCCCATCGGGGTCCCTCAGCGGCAAAAAGGACGCGCGGCGCACAGCCTCTGTGCATATCGCCACCACCTCCAGATGGGTCGTGCGCACCATCTTTATGTTGGTTGCCTTGCCGGTTTTGCTCACCGTAAACCTCAAAACCGTCTCGGGCCGTATGCCCCAAAACTCCAAGTGCGACGGTAAAACCGGAGGCTCCAGATATGCCACTCGTGGCAAGCCCGACTCCATCTCCTGGCCCGGAACGGGGGCTCCCGGGGCAGGCGTCTGACCACCCTGGCCAAAGCACAACGCGAAGACGAACACAAGCAATGCGCCTGCAACCAAGGCGATCAAGGGGATGGCGTCTGATGAAATGAAGCTCGTGTCCATACCGCAAGCAACCGGTGGAGAGTTGGCAGAGTATCTTCATAAGGCTGTGACAAAACAAGCACACGCATGTAACCCATTCTCAATATTCACTTAGCTTATAAAATAACGCTCAAAAGCTAATGCCCAACATCCTAACAACACTCGCCCAGAGAGTAGAAACTTTGTTTCGCCATGGGGGCGCGGCTTTGCTAAGCCTTTGGTCCCATGAACGCCTTGGACTGGACGATCGTTGTGCTCTACCTCGTCGGCATGATCGGTCTGAGTGCGTGGCTGTCCCTGCGCCAGCGTGACCAGAAGGAC
This genomic interval from Ruficoccus sp. ZRK36 contains the following:
- a CDS encoding ABC transporter ATP-binding protein, which translates into the protein MEAPAIRIHNLVKDFRIGLRGWKLRAVDDVSLDINDNEVFGLLGPNGCGKSTTMKVVLGLLEPTSGGCEIYGTPSRQVKSRLNVGFLPEAPYFYRYLTGRELLKFYAKVCRVEPRSIKARVKDVLEMVGLTEAADRRVGTYSKGMLQRIGIAQAIVHDPKLIILDEPTAGVDPIGSAAIADLIRELKKQGKTILLCSHLLAQVEGVCDRVAIMDRGKVVLAGPVDDLLAKHDQQSLVVQNFDPAAKAEIEAVLAKHGGKLLDVGTPRISLDDLFLKSTGKGGSK
- a CDS encoding ABC transporter permease subunit; its protein translation is MNGACRRILTIGRNTFLDAVRQKFFNALVILSIALIVSSRFFRQFDFGSGELKFIADFGLGAILLFGSILAVVATAQLFYSEIENRTALTILAKPVYRWEFLAGKFLGVFLLLLVFILLMTGILGIMLYWRESSLMQRFGDQFEGKRMVNYLGLAGFAALQWIKLGVLCAITLFVSSFSNTNLYSVVVSFFVMIICQLQYIARDSWDSIGNPVIKGVVWTLSLLFPNFQMFNVGDVMLFPGGTETLSASTPWAIAGYGLVYIIVFIGLSVYSFRRREI
- the ilvE gene encoding branched-chain-amino-acid transaminase, with the protein product MKIYINGTYYERHEAKVSVFDHGFLYGDGIFEGIRVYEGCVFKLDEHLKRLEYSAKAIMLDLPWTRAEISEAVCESCRQNGVTDGYIRLIVTRGAGALGLSPKSCSDPQMIIIADQIELYPPEIYQKGLKVITSATRRNSPAALPPMVKSLNYLNNIMAKIEAGNLGYAEAIMLNNEGYVAECTGDNLFVLQGGKLFTPPVASGSLTGITREAVLEIAADLDVPVVESLLTRYDLWVAEEMFLTGSAAEIIGVIEVDHRKIGDGTPGPVTQRFLEAFRARVTQDGTML
- a CDS encoding tetratricopeptide repeat protein, producing the protein MDFKRNIWLQRVLTLAVCVCVLVIAGLALSPLQRKAWGDVRSLQPELNLKGVEGALGQGLVVGLLGGFRTIIADMVFIRANVYWEKKDRAKTEALINLTTSIDPRPMFFWVNGARIMAYDIPIWRIREAGGLDTVPKSIQTQIYKEQAQRGLDLMDKAAEYFPGNHKIPLEKAQIYNNKLNDKEKAAEYFLKAYETEGGPYFAARIHAELLRQLDRKEEAYNFYRKLYAELPDDDPMANKPVILERIRELEKELDIPALQRLPAQPQEKFLPGYMQEDLPVGVQNPIGTQQVPPGEIINNAPPVGHSH
- a CDS encoding transporter substrate-binding domain-containing protein, whose amino-acid sequence is MTILRSHILRFVLFFALALPLFGQDADRPNLSPFRVAPLKVGVTPDSPPMVFKSADKLEGVEIDLARVLAKQLKRPVQFVELPWDEQIPALMDKRIDIIMSGMTVTREREDVVAFSEPYLEYGQMAMVRSEDKVRYNSIKNILSTRSPTGIIPETTGANFVDNHFQRAKPIEFSTPDKATDALVRGEVDLFIYDSPVILWIASKRAGDEIVAIPQNLTIEHLGWAMRQDDLSLQKKVNAALEAMQEDGSLNHTISLWLPQMPGIL
- a CDS encoding acylphosphatase — its product is MSDTVFAADVHFSGHVQGVGFRYSTLQVAKEFAVVGEVKNLADGRVYVRAEGERKEVEGFVEEVQRTLRSYIRDTEVKTETCQANYRGFTITR